A genomic region of Terriglobia bacterium contains the following coding sequences:
- a CDS encoding winged helix-turn-helix domain-containing protein: MQSPAEVPAAAFVDGEFVIGEWLIQPSLGLLSRGDNHFHLEPKTMLVLVCLARHAGTTVSKQQLLQEVWPETFITEHVLTHAIWQLRHIFRDEQVIQTVPRRGYRLALDVRPAVTNIRSLAVLPLANLTGDPEQQYFADGTTEALITRLAQIGALRVISRTTAMKYKDTALSLPEVAAALKVEGVVEGSVMRDRERVRISVQLIHAATDQHLWARSYDRCLRDVLTLQDEVARAIAAEIQVTLTDKERAQLTRSRSVNPEAHEAYLKGRFCHARTSENGLRMAIAYMQEAIATDSTYALAYTGLADAIALLASPVAEAIAPAEANKIMQPAVQKALELDPDLPEAHFLSGWIKVYYEWDWQGAEAAFQHALSLSPNYAMGYDGLGTVYEALGSQERAIAAWKRSCELDPLSLLSNVLLGWTLVLAGRATAAVEQLRQTLLMDPNYWFAREVLALALVMENRFDEAVIEAETAVRLAPEPFPKGVLGNVYARAGRRSDALEVLRELELLSADRYIAPNLLGFILAGLGQMERAFHLLERAYEVRDASLIWLKSFEVLWGRSLRGHPRYEALLARMNLK; this comes from the coding sequence ATGCAATCCCCGGCGGAAGTACCGGCCGCCGCATTTGTGGACGGCGAATTCGTCATCGGCGAGTGGTTGATCCAGCCGAGCCTGGGACTGCTCTCGCGCGGCGATAACCATTTCCATCTCGAGCCCAAGACCATGCTGGTGCTGGTGTGTCTGGCGCGGCATGCAGGTACCACTGTTTCCAAGCAACAACTTCTGCAAGAAGTGTGGCCGGAAACCTTTATTACCGAGCACGTTCTAACTCACGCCATTTGGCAGCTCAGGCACATCTTCCGCGACGAACAGGTCATCCAGACTGTCCCGCGCCGCGGCTATCGTCTCGCGCTTGACGTTCGTCCAGCGGTAACAAACATCCGCTCTCTGGCGGTATTACCGCTCGCCAATCTTACTGGTGATCCTGAGCAGCAGTACTTTGCGGATGGTACGACTGAAGCCCTCATTACACGGTTAGCACAGATTGGGGCGTTGCGCGTGATCTCGCGCACAACAGCAATGAAATATAAGGACACGGCGCTTTCGTTACCGGAAGTCGCAGCGGCACTGAAAGTTGAGGGAGTAGTAGAGGGCTCTGTGATGCGAGATCGCGAGCGAGTGCGCATTTCAGTCCAACTGATTCACGCAGCTACCGACCAACATCTCTGGGCACGCAGCTATGATCGATGTCTTCGTGATGTTTTGACACTGCAGGACGAAGTCGCCCGCGCAATTGCCGCTGAAATTCAGGTGACGCTTACAGATAAGGAACGGGCCCAACTAACACGTTCACGAAGCGTCAACCCGGAGGCACACGAAGCCTACTTAAAGGGTCGTTTTTGCCATGCGCGTACGTCAGAGAACGGTTTGCGGATGGCGATCGCGTACATGCAAGAGGCAATTGCAACGGATTCCACGTACGCCCTCGCCTACACCGGCCTGGCGGACGCTATTGCGCTTCTAGCGAGCCCCGTAGCAGAGGCCATCGCTCCGGCGGAAGCCAACAAGATCATGCAACCTGCCGTGCAAAAGGCACTTGAACTCGATCCGGATTTGCCTGAGGCACATTTTCTAAGCGGCTGGATAAAGGTGTACTACGAGTGGGATTGGCAAGGTGCGGAGGCCGCCTTTCAGCATGCACTTTCGCTTAGTCCCAACTATGCGATGGGTTATGACGGGCTCGGGACGGTGTACGAGGCGCTCGGATCCCAGGAAAGAGCAATTGCTGCGTGGAAGCGTTCCTGCGAACTGGACCCGTTATCGTTGCTCTCTAACGTATTATTGGGCTGGACGCTGGTCCTGGCGGGCCGTGCAACTGCCGCAGTTGAGCAACTACGCCAGACGTTGCTCATGGACCCTAACTATTGGTTTGCTCGTGAGGTGCTCGCACTGGCATTAGTAATGGAAAACCGGTTCGACGAAGCAGTAATAGAGGCAGAGACAGCGGTGAGACTGGCGCCCGAACCCTTTCCAAAGGGGGTACTGGGAAATGTGTACGCACGGGCAGGGCGTCGCAGCGATGCCCTGGAAGTTTTGCGGGAATTGGAACTCCTTAGTGCTGATCGATACATCGCACCCAATCTGCTCGGGTTCATTCTAGCGGGGCTGGGACAAATGGAGCGAGCGTTTCACCTATTAGAGAGAGCATATGAAGTGCGCGATGCTTCGCTAATCTGGTTGAAATCGTTCGAGGTGCTTTGGGGACGATCACTTCGAGGACATCCGCGGTACGAGGCGTTGCTTGCGCGCATGAACTTGAAATGA